CAGCCTCGACGGCGTGGCCGCGCGCCTGCAGAAGACCAACCCGCGCCTGCCGGACGAGCGCGCCGCGTTCCTGGCCGCGCACTGGTCGCGCCGCAACGCCGAGGGCCGCTGGGAGATCCTGGGCGATCCCGCCCACAAGCTGGTCAACCCGATGCTGTACCGGCTCGATGAAGTGATGGCGGTGTGGGAGCAGGTCACCGCGCCGGTGCTGCACGTGGAAGCGCGCGATTCGGAGACGCTGCGGCATATCGCCCACAAGCAGGCCATCGACGAATTCAGGCAGCGCTTCCGCGCCTTCCGCGACTTCCGCGAGGCGGTGGTCGAGGACGCCGGCCACATGCTGCACCACGACCAGCCCGCGGCCGTGGCGGAGCTGGTGGAATCGTTCTGCGCCGGCAGGTGATGCCCGCGCCTGCGGCAGTGCAGGCTTCAGGCGTGGGTGAGCTTTTCCTTCAGCGCGGCGTTGTTGCTGGTGTGCAAGTGCACCAGCGCCTTTTCCGGGAACGCGTAGTGGTAGGCGCGGCGCAATGCCAGCGCGGCCTCGTGGAAACCTGACAGGATCAGCTTCTGCTTGTTGGGGTAGAACGCGATATCGCCGGCGGCGAAGATGCCGCGGCGCGAGCTTTCGTAGGTGGTGGTGTCGACCAGGATGCGGCCGGCGCGCATATCCATATCCCACTGCGCGATCGGGCCGGGCTCGGACACCAGGCCGTACAGCGCCACCAGTTCCTCGGCGGGCAGCACGGTGCTGCCGTCGCGGGTACGGACTTCGACTTCGCTGAGCCCGCCATCCGGGCCTTCGGTGCGCAGTGCGCCCAGCATGCCGACCACGAAATCCATCTCGCCCGCGGCCACCGCGCGGCGCATCTCGGCGACGGTGCCGTCGGCGGCGCGGAAGCCCTCGCGCCGGTGCAGCAGCGTCACGCGCGCGGCGACCTTGCGCAGCGCCAGCGCCCAGTCCAGCGCCGAGTCGCCGCCGCCGGCGACCACCACCCGCTTGCCGGCGAAGTGCGAGACATCGCGCACCGCGTAGTGCACGTGGCGGCCCTCCAGCGCCGGCGCCTCGGGCAGCGACACGCGCTGCGGCGCGAACGCGCCCGCGCCGGCGCAGACCAGCACCGCGGCGACATCGAAGCGCTTGCCGCCGTCGGTCGTCACCAGCAGGCGCTCGTGCCCGGCATGGCCTTGCGGCGCTGCCGGCGCCGGGATTTCGGCGACGCTTTCGGCGCGCTGGCCGAAGTGCATCGGGAAGTCGAACGGCGCGCATTGCTCCAGCAACCGGTCTACCAGGTCCTGCGCCAGGCATCCCGGCACGGCGGGAATGTCGTAGATCGGCTTTTCCGGATACAGCTCGGTGCACTGGCCGCCGGCGCGGTCGAGCACATCGATCAGTTCACATTTCAGGCCGAGCACGCCGGCCTGGAACGCGGCGAACAGGCCGACCGGGCCGGCACCGACGATCAGGACATCGGTCGTGGTGACCGGGGCGGCGGCGGGAGCGGTGGCTGGGGTAGCGGTGGACATGGGGCAGGGCAGGCACGCCAGGTGCCCGCGAATCGACGATGCAAAGCCCGACTATACCCCGCGGCCGCCGCCTTTCCGCCGACGCCAGCGTTGCCGGCATGGCTATGCGCGGTAGGCCGCGGGCGCCGACGCCGCGCAGGCGAGGGGCGACGGGAGTAGAATTGCCACCATGCAAAACGCCCACGCCATCAATGCCGACCTGCATTGCCATTCCACCGTTTCCGACGGCACGCTCGCGCCGCGCGCCGTGGCGCAACTCGCCCGCGACGCGGGGGTTGCGTTCTGGGCGCTGACCGACCACGACGAGCTGGGCGGGCAGGCCGAGGCACGCGCCGCCGCCGAGGAATTCGGCATGCGCTATGTGCCGGGCGTCGAGATCTCGGTGACCTGGGCCGGGCAGACCGTGCATATCGTCGGGCTGCAGATCGACCCGTTCTGTCCGGAACTGATCGATGGCCTGACCGAGACCCGTTCGGGCCGCGCGCGACGCGCGCGCGATATCGCCGAGGCGCTGGCCAGGGTGGGCATCGATGGTGCCTATGAAGGCGCGCTGCAATACGTGGGCAACCCGGACCTGATCTCGCGCACGCATTTCGCGCGCTGGCTGGTCGACCAGGGCCGCTGCGCCAGCATCGGCGATGTCTTCAGCGAGTACCTGTCGGAGGGGCGCCCGGGCTATGTCGGCCACCGCTGGGCCAGCCTGGCCGAAGCGGTGGGCTGGATCCGCACCGCCGGCGGCATCGCGGTGATGGCGCACCCGGGCCGCTACCACTACACCGACACCCAGCACGACGCGCTGTTCGATGAATTCACGGCGCTGGGCGGCGGCGCGGTCGAGGTGGTGACCGGCAGCCATACCCCGGACCAGTACCGCCGCTACGCCGAGGTGGCGCGGCACTACGGGCTGCTGGCTTCGCGCGGCACGGATTTCCACGGGCCCGGCGAGGGCCGGGTGGAACTCGGCACGCTGCCGCCGCTGCCGCCCACGGTCACGCCGGTCTGGCACGACTGGTAGGCACCTCGCCTGGCCGGGGCCAGCCCCCGGATGCCGCTCCGTTCCATCCGACTCCGCCCCCTGGCCCATGTCCCAGTACTTCGAGATCCATCCGCTCAACCCGCAGTCGCGCCTGCTCAAGCAGGCCGCCCAGATCCTGCAGAAGGGCGGGCTGGTCGCGCTGCCCACCGACTCCAGCTATGCGCTGGCGTGCCGGCTCGACGACAAGGCCGCGGTCGAGCGCCTGCGCCGGCTGCGCGGCATCGACGACCGCCACCACCTGACGCTGATGTGCCGCGACCTGTCCGAGCTCGGCAACTTTGCCCGCGTCGACAACCGCCAGTACCGCTGGCTCAAGGGCGCCACGCCGGGCCCGTACGTGTTCATCCTGGAGGCGACCAAGGAAGTGCCGCGGCGGCTGTCGCACCCGGCGCGCAAGACCATCGGGGTGCGCGTGCCCGACCACGCCATCCCGCTTGCGCTGCTGGGCGAAACCGGCGAGCCGCTGATCTCGGCGACGCTGCAGCTGCCGGGCGACGACGAACCGCTCAACGACCCGGCGCAGATCCGGGCGCGGCTGGAGAAACAGCTCGACCTGGTGGTGGACGGCGGGCCGGCCCCCGCGCAGCCGACCACGGTGATCGACCTGACCGGCGGCGAGCCGGAACTGGTGCGCGCCGGCCGCGGCGACATCGCCCGCTTCGGCCTCTGACCCGCGGCGCCGCCGGGGCTTCGGCCGGGTGCACCAGCGTGCGCCCGGGCGCCGGCGGGCCGCTACAATAGCGCTCATGGATTCCTCCCTTATCCAGACCTTCGCGGTCTATGCCCTGCCGGTGCTGTTCGCCATCACGCTGCACGAGGCCTCGCACGGCTATGTGGCCAAGCTGTTCGGCGACAGCACCGCCTATGCGCTCGGGCGCGTCAGCCTGAACCCGATCCGCCATATCGACCCGATCGGCACCATCGCCGTGCCGCTGCTGCTGTACATCATGACCAGCGGCCAGTTCGTGTTCGGCTACGCCAAGCCGGTGCCGGTGGTGTTCGAGCGCCTGCGCAACCCGCGCTGGCACGGCATGTGGGTGGCGCTGGCGGGCCCGGCCAGCAACGTGGTGCAGGCCTTCGTGTGGGTGCTGCTGGCGATCGGCCTGACCTGGGGCGGCGTGCGCGAGCCGTTTTTCGGCGAGATGGCCTTGGCCGGCGTACGCGTCAACCTGGTGGTGGCGGCCTTCAACCTGTTCCCGGTGCCGCCGCTGGATGGCGGCCGCGTGCTGACCGCACTGCTGCCGCAGGGCATTGCACGCGCGGTGTCGCGCATCGAGCCGTACGGCATTTTCGTGGTGCTGGCGCTGGTGGCCGCGGGGGTGATCACCACCATCTGGATGACGCCGGTGGTCAATGTGCTGATGTCGCTGATCGAGCTGCTGCTGCGCCCGATCGTGCTGCTGCTCAATTGACGGGGGCTGCCATGACGCTGTCGCATGCCGGCCTTGCCGCGCCCTCGGCCTGGGTCACGCGCTGGGCCCATCTGCTGCGCCCGGGCGCGCGGGTGCTGGACCTGGCCTGCGGCGGCGGCCGCCATGCCGCCTGGCTGGCCGCGCGCGGCCACCAGGTGCTGGCGGTCGACCGCGATGCCGATGCCATCGCCGGCCTGCCCGCCGAAGTCACCGCGCGCGTGGCCGACCTGGAGCAGGGGGACTGGCCGCTGGCCGGCGAAGCGCCGTTCGACGCCATCGTCGTCACCAACTACCTGCACCGGCCGCTGTGGCCGCACCTGGCGGCCGCGCTGGCGCCGGGCGGGTGCTGGATCTATGAGACCTTCGCCGCCGGCAACGAGACCGTGGGCAAGCCGTCGCGGCCGGATTTCCTGCTGCGCCCCGGCGAGCTGCTCGAGGTCGCGCGCGCCCATGGCCTGCGCGTGGTGGCCTACGAGGATGGCGTGGTCGAAGTGCCGAAAACAGCCTTCGTGCAGCGCCTATGTGCGGTGCGCGAGGCGGCGCCGGCGGCCGGTGCGGCCGGGCCGCCACGCTACCGGCTCGATCCCTGAGCGGGGCGCTGCGCTGTCCGCGCAAACGGCGCCGCATGCGTTGAAACAGTTGGTATCAACCCCTGTCCGGGCAGCGGTCGAAGCGGCCTGCGGTTCCGGTACAATCCCGTTATTCGCATCCCGAATTCCCTAACGTTATGACACAGATTACCGGCAGCATCGTTGCCATCGTCACCCCGATGCAAGAGGACGGCAGCCTGGACTTCCCGGCCCTGCGCGCACTGGTCGACTGGCACGTTGCCGAAGGCACCGACGCCATCGTGATCGTGGGCACCACCGGCGAGTCCCCGACGGTGACCGTCGAGGAGCACTGCGAACTGATCCGCGTTGCCGTTGAGCAGGCCGGCAAGCGCATCCCGATCATCGCCGGGACCGGCGGCAATTCCACCAAGGAAGCGATCGAGCTGACCGCCTTCGCCAAGAAGGTCGGCGCCGATGCCTCGCTGCAGGTCGTGCCGTACTACAACAAGCCGACCCAGGAAGGCATGTACCGGCATTTCCGCACCATCGCCGAGGCGGTGGACCTGCCGGTGCTGCTGTATAACGTCCCCGGCCGCACGGTCGCGGACATGAGCAACGAGACCATCCTGCGCCTGGCGCAGGTGCCGGGCATCGTCGGCGTCAAGGAAGCGACCGGCAACATCGACCGTGCCGCCCAGCTGATCAAGGGCGCGCCGGAAGGCTTCGCCATCTACAGCGGCGACGATCCCACCGCGGTGGCGCTGATCCTGCTGGGCGGCCACGGCAATATCTCGGTGACCGCGAACGTGGCGCCGCGCAAGATGCACGAGATGTGCGCGGCGGCACTGAAGGGCGACGTCGTGACCGCGCGCCGCCTGCATATGGAACTGATCGGGCTGAACCAGGCCATGTTCATCGAAGCCAATCCGATCCCGGTCAAGTGGGCGCTCCAGCAGATGGGCAAGATGGCAGGCGGTATCCGCCTGCCGCTGACCCCGCTGTCCGAGGGCAACCACGACTACGTACGCAAGGCACTGGCCGCCGCCGGCCTGCTGGCCTGATTCTCCGCGGCGTCCTGCTGTCCGCCTAATCTACTAGGATTGCGTGTCAATGAAACTGAAGCTTAACCGCCGCGGCGCGACGCAAGTCCGCCGCGCCGCCCTGGTCGTGCCCGTGCTTGCTGCTGGTGTACTGACTGGCTGCAGCAGCATCAACGAGGCCATGCAGCCCGACAAGATCGACTACAAATCGTCGGCGTCGAAGCGCACGCCCACGCTGGACGTGCCGCCCGACCTGACCAAGCTGGAAGGCGACCGCCGTTATTCGGTGCCCGATGCCAACGGCACCTCGACGCTGTCGACCTACAGCCAGGCCACCAAGGTGCGCGAGCAATCGCCGACCGAGAACGTGCTGCCGTCGGCGCAGGGCATCCGCATGGAGCGCGACGGCAACCAGCGCTGGCTGGTGATCAGCAACGGCATGCGCGGCGACCAGCTGTGGCAGCAACTGCGCGGCTTCTGGCAGGAAAGCGGTTTCCTGCTGGTGCAGGACTCGCCCGAGACCGGCATCATGGAAACCGACTGGGCCGAGAACCGCGCCAAGATCCCGCAGGACATCATCCGCAACACCATCGGCAAGGTGTTCGACGGCCTGTACTCGACCTCCGAGCGCGACAAGTTCCGTACCCGCGTCGAGCGCGCGCAGAACGGCACGCTGGAAGTCTTCATCAGCCACCGCGGCGCGCAGGAACAGCTGACCGGCATCGACAAGTCGAGCACGGTGTGGACCCCGCGCCCGGCCGATCCCGAACTGGAAGCCGAATTCCTGTCGCGCCTGGCGCAGCGCCTGGGCGTGCAGAAGGAGCAGGCCGACCGCATGGCCAAGAACCCGACGCCGGCCGGCAATTCCGCCGCGGCGGCGGGCGCTGCCGCCGGCACCGCGGCCGCCGCTGGTGCCGCTGCCGGCGCCGCCGCCGGCGCTGAAGGTGCCGCGCCGAACAAGTCGTACCTGGCCCAGGTCAACGGCGCCCCGGCGCTGCAGCTGCCCGAGCCGTTCGATCGCGCCTGGCGCTCGGTAGGGTTGTCGCTGGACCGCGTCAACTTTACCGTCGAAGACCGCGACCGCGCGCAAGGGCTGTACTACGTGCGCTATGTCGACCCGCGCAACACGGTCGACAACCGCGGCTTCTTCTCCAAGCTGTTCACCAAGCCGGACGATCCCAAGACCGCCAAGAAGTACCGCGTCTCGCTCAAGGGCACGGGCAGCGGCACGCTGGTGACGGTGCTCAACGACGCCGGCCAGCCCGAGAACGGCGAAGTCGGCAAACGCATCCTGTCGCTGCTCGACGAGCAACTGCACTGAGCCGGCGCATGAGTGCTGGCTTGCCAGCCGGCCGTCCTGGCCGGTGCCTGGCGGGGAGGGCGCGGCCATGATGCGCTTCGCCTTCCTCGGCAGCGGCAGCGAGGGCAACTCGCTGCTGATCGAATCCCGCGAACACACCACCACCACCCGCGTGCTGCTGGACTGCGGCTTCGGCATCCGCGAGACCGCCCGGCGCCTGGAGCGCCTGGGCGTCACGCCGGACCAGCTCGACGCCGTGCTGGTCACGCACGAGCATGGCGACCATGTCGGTTCGGCCTATGCCTTTGCCGCGCGCCATCGCCTGACGGTCTATACCAGCCACGGCACCTGGCTGGCCACCTCGCGCCTGCGCGGCGCCGACGTGGCCGACGTGCGGGTTTGCTGTGCCGACCACGGCTTCGCCATCGGCGGCCTGCAGGTGCTGCCCTACACCGTGCCGCACGATGCGCGCGAGCCGGTGCAGTTCGTGCTGTCGGACGGGCAGGCGCGTCTGGGCGTGCTGACCGATGCGGGCATGGAAACGCCTTACGTGACCGCGCGCCTGGCGGGCGTCGATGCGCTGGTGCTCGAATGCAACCATGACCGCGAGATGCTGCGCAATTCGGTCTATCCGGCCTCGCTCAAGCGGCGCATCGGCGGCGACTTCGGCCACCTGGCCAATGAAGTGGCGGCCAGCATCCTGGCGCAGGTCGCCCATGACCGGCTGAACCGCGTGGTGGCGGCCCACCTGAGCAAGCAGAACAACACGCGCGAGCTGGCCACCGGTGCGCTGGCGGCGGCGCTGGGCGCCAGGCCGAGCGAAGTGCTGGTGGCGGATCAGGAAGAAGGCCTGGCGTGGCAGGCGGTGCGGGCCTGAGCCCGGCCGAACGGAGGCAGGGGGGTACGGGGCCGCGCGAGGGCGCGCCCCAAAAACAAAAACCGGCCCGAAGGCCGGTTTTTTTATCGGTCAGGAACCGATTACTGCTTGGCGGCCGGAGCCGAAGCGTCAGCAGCCGGAGCCGAGGCGTCAGCAGCCGGGGCCGAAGCAGCGTCAGCAGCCGGAGCGGCCGGGGCTTCAGCAGCCGGAGCCGAAGCTTCAGCAGCCGGAGCGGTAGCAGCCGGAGCAGCCGTGTCAGCGGCCGGGGCGGCAGCTTCTTCCTTCTTGCCGCAAGCAGCGAGAGCAACAGCGGCCAGCAGCGATGCGATCAGGAGAGACTTCTTCATTGTTCGTCCTTTAACTTGTAATAACGAAAAACAGGCGATGAATAATTACCGGTAATTATCGCTCTTGAACTGCAAAATTAGGCCCTCCCGGGTGCCGACATATGCAGTGGTCCACAGTACTAGCCAGCCAACAATTATATCCGCGTTTTCCCGGCTTGTGTAGCGCCGAAATTTGCTGATTCGCAATGTTACGCATTATTACAGCCGCGGCCCCAATTGCAACCATCCTTCCAGGGTCCAGTGATGGAATGTTTCCATCAGATCGGGCAGTTCGGCACAGTTTCCAACCTCCTGCGCGCTGAGCTGCCGATTATCGGCCAACTTCTTCAGCCACGGCATCAATTCGGCCGGCGGCTCGTAGGCTTCTCCATTCAGGAAGAAATTGGCGCGGTCGTAAAGCGCAATCGACGCCGGCGCCAGCACCACCCCATGCCGGGACGCCAGTGTCGCATAACGGCGCAACGGCAGGTCAGCGATCTCTGCAAATTCAACGCCAGGCTTGGGCTCGGACAGATGGCTGCCGAGGAATTCCGACACCATCTGGCTGTTCCATTGCAGTGCCTTGAGCCGTTCCGCCACTGCCTTGGCCATGCCGGCCGGCAATTGCGCGGGACGCGTGGCGGCGCGCTCGCCGGCCTCGGCATAACGGCCGCCGAGCTCTTCGTTGTCTTCCACCGTTTCCGACAGCCACGCCAGGAAGTGCCCGGCCAATTCGCGATACGCGGGCGCGCGGAAACCGATCGAGCAGGTCATGCATTCGCCCTCGGCAATACCATCGTGCGCATATTGCGGCGGCAGGTACAGCATGTCGCCGGGTTCCAGCACCCATTCCTGTTCCGCGCTGAAGTTGGCAAGAATCTTCAGCGGCATGTCGGGGATCAGCTCGAGGCTGGTCTGTGACGAAATGCGCCAGCGGCGCCGGCCCGAGACTTGCAGCAGGAACACGTCATACGAGTCGAAGTGCGGGCCCACGCCGCCGCCGTCGGTGGCATAGCTGATCATCACGTCGTCGAGGCGCGCGTCGGGCACGAAGCGGAAGCGGCCCATCAGTTCCGCGGCGGCGGCATCGTGCAGGTTGACGCCCTGCACCAGCAGGGTCCACTGGCGGGTCTTGACGCCGGGCAGGTTTTCGCGCGCAAATGGACCATGCGCGAGCTTCCAGCGGTTGCGGAAGTGCGTCACCAGGCGCGATTCGACATCGTCGCGATCGGCGAGATCGAAAAGCGCATCGCGCGACACCGGCGGCACAATTCCCGGCACCGCCTGTCGAATGAGCAAGGGCTTGCGATGCCAGACATCCCGCATGAATGCAGCAGGCGTCATGCCACCAAGCAGGTCGAGCGGAGTGTCTGGATCGACGGGGCCAGGGGGCAGGGCCTGCGCGTATAATGCGGAATCGTTCATGGAGTCAAGAATTGAAAATCGCTAAGAACACGGTGGTGTCCGTGATGTACAAGCTATCGGACGCGCAAGGCAATCTGATCGAGGAGTCAGATGAAGCCATGGTCTATTTGCACGGCGGCTATGATGGCACGTTCCCCAAGATCGAGGAAGCGCTCGACGGCCATGACACCGGCTTCGAGACCCAGCTGCAGCTGGAGCCGGAAGACGCGTTCGGCGATTACGATGCCGACCTGGTGAAGGTCGAGCCGCGCAACCGCTTCCCCGAGCCGCTCGAAGTCGGCATGCAGTTCGAAGGCATGCCCGAGGACGGCGACGAAGAAGACTCCGTCATCTACACCGTGACCGACGTGGCCGAGGACAAGGTCGTGCTGGACGGCAACCATCCGCTGGCCGGCATGGCGCTGCGCTTCTGGCTGAAGGTCTCCGAAGTGCGCGAAGCCACCGCCGAGGAAGTCGAGCACGGCCACGCCCACGGCGCCTCGGGCGTTGAAGTGGTGGACGAAGACGAGGACGACGATACCCCGCGCACGCTGCACTGAGCTT
This Cupriavidus nantongensis DNA region includes the following protein-coding sequences:
- a CDS encoding NAD(P)/FAD-dependent oxidoreductase, encoding MSTATPATAPAAAPVTTTDVLIVGAGPVGLFAAFQAGVLGLKCELIDVLDRAGGQCTELYPEKPIYDIPAVPGCLAQDLVDRLLEQCAPFDFPMHFGQRAESVAEIPAPAAPQGHAGHERLLVTTDGGKRFDVAAVLVCAGAGAFAPQRVSLPEAPALEGRHVHYAVRDVSHFAGKRVVVAGGGDSALDWALALRKVAARVTLLHRREGFRAADGTVAEMRRAVAAGEMDFVVGMLGALRTEGPDGGLSEVEVRTRDGSTVLPAEELVALYGLVSEPGPIAQWDMDMRAGRILVDTTTYESSRRGIFAAGDIAFYPNKQKLILSGFHEAALALRRAYHYAFPEKALVHLHTSNNAALKEKLTHA
- a CDS encoding 3',5'-nucleoside bisphosphate phosphatase, which produces MQNAHAINADLHCHSTVSDGTLAPRAVAQLARDAGVAFWALTDHDELGGQAEARAAAEEFGMRYVPGVEISVTWAGQTVHIVGLQIDPFCPELIDGLTETRSGRARRARDIAEALARVGIDGAYEGALQYVGNPDLISRTHFARWLVDQGRCASIGDVFSEYLSEGRPGYVGHRWASLAEAVGWIRTAGGIAVMAHPGRYHYTDTQHDALFDEFTALGGGAVEVVTGSHTPDQYRRYAEVARHYGLLASRGTDFHGPGEGRVELGTLPPLPPTVTPVWHDW
- a CDS encoding L-threonylcarbamoyladenylate synthase; this encodes MSQYFEIHPLNPQSRLLKQAAQILQKGGLVALPTDSSYALACRLDDKAAVERLRRLRGIDDRHHLTLMCRDLSELGNFARVDNRQYRWLKGATPGPYVFILEATKEVPRRLSHPARKTIGVRVPDHAIPLALLGETGEPLISATLQLPGDDEPLNDPAQIRARLEKQLDLVVDGGPAPAQPTTVIDLTGGEPELVRAGRGDIARFGL
- a CDS encoding site-2 protease family protein; the protein is MDSSLIQTFAVYALPVLFAITLHEASHGYVAKLFGDSTAYALGRVSLNPIRHIDPIGTIAVPLLLYIMTSGQFVFGYAKPVPVVFERLRNPRWHGMWVALAGPASNVVQAFVWVLLAIGLTWGGVREPFFGEMALAGVRVNLVVAAFNLFPVPPLDGGRVLTALLPQGIARAVSRIEPYGIFVVLALVAAGVITTIWMTPVVNVLMSLIELLLRPIVLLLN
- a CDS encoding class I SAM-dependent methyltransferase; the protein is MTLSHAGLAAPSAWVTRWAHLLRPGARVLDLACGGGRHAAWLAARGHQVLAVDRDADAIAGLPAEVTARVADLEQGDWPLAGEAPFDAIVVTNYLHRPLWPHLAAALAPGGCWIYETFAAGNETVGKPSRPDFLLRPGELLEVARAHGLRVVAYEDGVVEVPKTAFVQRLCAVREAAPAAGAAGPPRYRLDP
- the dapA gene encoding 4-hydroxy-tetrahydrodipicolinate synthase, giving the protein MTQITGSIVAIVTPMQEDGSLDFPALRALVDWHVAEGTDAIVIVGTTGESPTVTVEEHCELIRVAVEQAGKRIPIIAGTGGNSTKEAIELTAFAKKVGADASLQVVPYYNKPTQEGMYRHFRTIAEAVDLPVLLYNVPGRTVADMSNETILRLAQVPGIVGVKEATGNIDRAAQLIKGAPEGFAIYSGDDPTAVALILLGGHGNISVTANVAPRKMHEMCAAALKGDVVTARRLHMELIGLNQAMFIEANPIPVKWALQQMGKMAGGIRLPLTPLSEGNHDYVRKALAAAGLLA
- the bamC gene encoding outer membrane protein assembly factor BamC translates to MKLKLNRRGATQVRRAALVVPVLAAGVLTGCSSINEAMQPDKIDYKSSASKRTPTLDVPPDLTKLEGDRRYSVPDANGTSTLSTYSQATKVREQSPTENVLPSAQGIRMERDGNQRWLVISNGMRGDQLWQQLRGFWQESGFLLVQDSPETGIMETDWAENRAKIPQDIIRNTIGKVFDGLYSTSERDKFRTRVERAQNGTLEVFISHRGAQEQLTGIDKSSTVWTPRPADPELEAEFLSRLAQRLGVQKEQADRMAKNPTPAGNSAAAAGAAAGTAAAAGAAAGAAAGAEGAAPNKSYLAQVNGAPALQLPEPFDRAWRSVGLSLDRVNFTVEDRDRAQGLYYVRYVDPRNTVDNRGFFSKLFTKPDDPKTAKKYRVSLKGTGSGTLVTVLNDAGQPENGEVGKRILSLLDEQLH
- a CDS encoding MBL fold metallo-hydrolase, with the protein product MMRFAFLGSGSEGNSLLIESREHTTTTRVLLDCGFGIRETARRLERLGVTPDQLDAVLVTHEHGDHVGSAYAFAARHRLTVYTSHGTWLATSRLRGADVADVRVCCADHGFAIGGLQVLPYTVPHDAREPVQFVLSDGQARLGVLTDAGMETPYVTARLAGVDALVLECNHDREMLRNSVYPASLKRRIGGDFGHLANEVAASILAQVAHDRLNRVVAAHLSKQNNTRELATGALAAALGARPSEVLVADQEEGLAWQAVRA
- a CDS encoding cupin domain-containing protein, yielding MNDSALYAQALPPGPVDPDTPLDLLGGMTPAAFMRDVWHRKPLLIRQAVPGIVPPVSRDALFDLADRDDVESRLVTHFRNRWKLAHGPFARENLPGVKTRQWTLLVQGVNLHDAAAAELMGRFRFVPDARLDDVMISYATDGGGVGPHFDSYDVFLLQVSGRRRWRISSQTSLELIPDMPLKILANFSAEQEWVLEPGDMLYLPPQYAHDGIAEGECMTCSIGFRAPAYRELAGHFLAWLSETVEDNEELGGRYAEAGERAATRPAQLPAGMAKAVAERLKALQWNSQMVSEFLGSHLSEPKPGVEFAEIADLPLRRYATLASRHGVVLAPASIALYDRANFFLNGEAYEPPAELMPWLKKLADNRQLSAQEVGNCAELPDLMETFHHWTLEGWLQLGPRL
- a CDS encoding FKBP-type peptidyl-prolyl cis-trans isomerase; translated protein: MKIAKNTVVSVMYKLSDAQGNLIEESDEAMVYLHGGYDGTFPKIEEALDGHDTGFETQLQLEPEDAFGDYDADLVKVEPRNRFPEPLEVGMQFEGMPEDGDEEDSVIYTVTDVAEDKVVLDGNHPLAGMALRFWLKVSEVREATAEEVEHGHAHGASGVEVVDEDEDDDTPRTLH